A window of Eriocheir sinensis breed Jianghai 21 chromosome 39, ASM2467909v1, whole genome shotgun sequence contains these coding sequences:
- the LOC127009028 gene encoding uncharacterized protein LOC127009028 isoform X3 produces MKLVRCEWAPSLVVEWLCGELEERGIPGPTYAHTLLSLLHHHYCPHPAPATPNGPSRTSSVTAPCPAGPRYFPPLSRRLLDDFDLRDLDLDDLLDHTTHPDADLPDLSAITQQQRYDLESLVEELCSRLKTAAENDHLNASNKVPACITSKSVSLNSVSQESSNDTEEYTSSSTPEEQAERYYAAFPPLSGSSKVKCSHEKAWKSGDAFCSCVWECRKPLSVPHSEGIPGTNTVKMPRTYRKKHREKSKKEVEAKQEPVQSHEEPQRHPVSFTWHSSSKHKEAQLNEFYDTDSASEPERSSERRRKKFVGPLLDEDIGEGYIGDTSSRESSEDRDKGEQDSEKPREEKGDRNQGHSGESKEKGNQEEWECMGDLVLEGSNQGGEGMLGIGGNRLFERGSTSGGTSGSSSDVETQEAKSVRQLERKISNTVAQVWGQAGELLGHGRGEHVWDPPAPQEPALYTTVWGFSLPKQQLHQNLQESSPPHPQHSLSSQSIQEPLTPTLNGWDQSCSWHPSNCLAEESSLVCSISSQSPFSSLKESLTRDPSTHLGIQNNFEKSIWSDCNANDITDSENVLPVCLEKHHISNDGDKERDEGKNHTFNDDLEKKLLESFVQLSLENLWENTLGLENVFTDISISNSNLDCVSENKNLETAAHSSHTDSEHEKMMALVEGVCNSDESQEEESLDSSSKDLPSGPIGPHAVLHHTENSGFSMVVPRGKSAESSPAIDQRPETLLVGPVCSVGDDGGGGGGAMMCTGVVEGMDSLPPAQEEENLLTSPRTHFRPIRQDSIGSITDDHYEDGTMFVVNSERPDLPFQRTSSGALFLESDILEGSPKKYMVYKEPVPRVTQGEEEQPQVTREKLTAIALVPKFKVINNEKFCQTEEDGLQGVGGKSCYKIKMEKIALNNNNHYAIRDDGKEPDVFEFQQQDFPDNATLANIWKNRVGNDSRSQLKSIWQIQREEDNRNAWPIMSDMKQGVVWLDKEGEGATGWSSEGCFEPPLQPERSNKTEAVVIPTSLASLWHQNSSPESPTVPSMPSLQDLWASFKPSIIEDSEHEGTGGQKYIITNPTTHIPGKYNSEAGANLSSMVESGPWSVRTAEEVSGHARKDKIWSEQHLLSSSQQHLHVGDQKRITSLGGAVEAPGACTELRLEVDQEADELLGAVHAHTNFSQGQMGGPQGGTYSPRPLHERLRKNSASIKKGEQKDDVEQEDLADLAPDWELNDGFEWGLQASGALEGEDAAGDEDECEGEVLIYENDGVTYTIPVEYLDDSLYDQIFGASDASSHRLGGSLPDLPSGHPSSIFFSSELEDKWKRSGVPYKVQLPRKSRPGRWLPPSRRPCTFFMEGSCRRSDCKFSHDLASITCRFWEEGSCLKGITCPFLHGYPLRRRRNKSEGAAHSEGDRADPHSSSFEIDSEMDFPTLGSSCDSKASSTDDRGGLITNYHAAAAAAARKKKRKFITITKNVLGEMKGLEAEKTLHRIPRRDRRRRHTDIIATNLHDTTSTTTNTATAAAAAATTAINTEPSHSHHSTRKAKRHRASASGHDDGTVSDY; encoded by the exons ATGAAGCTGGTACGGTGTGAGTGGGCGCCCTCactggtggtggagtggctgtGTGGGGAACTGGAGGAACGCGGTATTCCTGGCCCCACATACGCCCAcaccttgctctccctcctccaccaccactactgccccCACCCGGCTCCTGCCACCCCCAACGGTCCATCCCGCACCTCTTCTGTCACTGCCCCCTGCCCTGCCGGCCCCCGTTACTTTCCCCCGCTGTCCCGACGCCTCCTCGATGACTTTGATTTGCGCGACTTAGACCTGGATGACCTTCTAGACCACACTACTCACCCAGACGCCGACCTCCCAGACCTCTCTGCCATCACTCAGCAGCAG CGCTATGATCTAGAGAGCCTTGTGGAAGAACTCTGCTCCCGCCTCAAGACTGCTGCTGAGAACGACCACCTGAATGCTTCCAACAAGGTGCCAGCTTGCATCACAAGCAAGTCTGTGTCCCTAAACTCTGTGTCACAGGAGAGCAGCAATGACACTGAAGAGTACACTTCATCCTCCACACCTGAGGAACAAGCTGAGAG GTACTATGCTGCTTTTCCACCTCTGAGTGGATCTTCCAAGGTGAAGTGTAGCCACGAAAAAGCATGGAAGTCTGGAGATGCATTCTGTTCTTGCGTGTGGGAATGTCGCAAGCCATTGTCGGTGCCACACAGTGAGGGCATCCCAGGTACTAATACTGTGAAGATGCCACGAACATACCGCAAGAAGCATCGGgagaagagtaagaaggaggTCGAGGCAAAGCAGGAGCCAGTGCAGAGTCACGAGGAGCCTCAGCGTCACCCAGTCTCCTTCACCTGGCATTCTAGCAGCAAGCACAAAGAGGCCCAGCTTAATGAATTCTACGACACGGACAGCGCCTCAGAGCCGGAGAGAAGCTCTGAGCGGCGACGGAAGAAATTTGTTGGGCCCCTGCTGGATGAAGACATTGGGGAAGGCTACATTGGGGATACCAGCTCGAGGGAAAGCTCTGAGGACAGGGACAAAGGAGAGCAAGACAGCGAGAAACCCCGGGAAGAGAAGGGTGACAGGAACCAGGGTCATTCtggagaaagcaaggaaaagggcAACCAGGAGGAGTGGGAGTGCATGGGGGATTTGGTTCTTGAAGGCAGCAACCAGGGTGGTGAGGGCATGTTGGGAATTGGAGGAAACAGGCTGTTTGAGCGAGGCAGCACCTCTGGAGGGACAAGTGGCTCCAGCAGTGACGTGGAGACCCAAGAGGCCAAGAGTGTAAGGCAGCTGGAGAGGAAGATCTCCAACACTGTGGCCCAGGTTTGGGGTCAGGCTGGCGAACTGCTGGGTCATGGCCGTGGGGAGCACGTTTGGGACCCTCCAGCCCCTCAGGAGCCAGCTCTCTACACCACAGTCTGGGGCTTCAGCCTCCCTAAGCAACAACTGCACCAGAATTTGCAAGAGTCTTCACCGCCCCATCCCCAGCACAGTCTCAGTAGCCAGTCAATTCAAGAACCTCTAACACCAACACTGAATGGTTGGGATCAGAGCTGCTCCTGGCACCCTAGTAACTGCCTGGCAGAAGAGAGCTCCCTCGTGTGCAGCATCTCAAGTCAGAGTCCTTTCAGCAGCCTGAAGGAAAGTTTGACAAGAGATCCCAGCACCCACCTTGGCATTCAAAACAACTTTGAGAAATCCATTTGGTCTGATTGTAATGCTAATGATATAACAGACAGTGAGAATGTCTTGCCTGTGTGCCTGGAGAAACATCACATTAGCAATgatggagacaaagagagagatgaaggcaaGAATCACACTTTTAATGATGACTTGGAAAAAAAGTTATTAGAGTCATTTGTGCAACTAAGTTTGGAGAATCTATGGGAAAATACACTAGGTCTTGAAAATGTATTTACAGATATTAGTATAAGTAATAGTAATTTAGATTGTGTCTCAGAAAATAAGAATTTAGAAACAGCAGCTCATAGTAGCCATACAGATTCGGAACATGAGAAGATGATGGCCTTGGTGGAGGGTGTCTGCAACAGTGACGAGTCTCAAGAGGAAGAGTCATTGGACAGTTCTTCAAAGGACCTTCCCTCGGGACCCATCGGCCCCCATGCTGTGCTCCACCACACAGAAAATAGCGGCTTCTCCATGGTTGTTCCTAGAGGAAAGAGTGCCGAGTCCAGCCCTGCTATAGATCAGCGGCCAGAGACCCTCCTGGTTGGCCCTGTATGCAGTgttggagatgatggtggtggaggtggtggtgctatGATGTGCACTGGAGTGGTAGAAGGAATGGACTCCCTCCCACCAGCCCAGGAGGAGGAAAACCTGCTTACCTCCCCTAGGACTCACTTCCGCCCCATCAGGCAGGACAGCATTGGCAGCATCACTGATGACCACTATGAGGATGGGACAATGTTCGTTGTCAACTCTGAACGACCAGACCTACCCTTCCAGCGCACCAGTAGTGGGGCATTGTTCTTGGAGAGCGATATTTTGGAGGGCTCTCCCAAGAAGTACATGGTTTACAAGGAGCCAGTACCCAGGGTCACCCAGGGAGAAGAGGAGCAGCCACAGGTTACCAGAGAGAAATTGACAGCCATTGCTCTTGTTCCTAAGTTCAAGGTTATAAACAATGAGAAGTTCTGTCAGACAGAGGAGGATGGCCTTCAGGGTGTGGGAGGAAAGTCATGTTATAAGATTAAGATGGAGAAGATAGCTCTCAACAATAATAATCATTATGCCATCAGGGATGATGGGAAAGAGCCAGATGTGTTTGAGTTCCAACAGCAAGATTTTCCTGACAACGCAACACTGGCAAACATATGGAAAAATAGAGTAGGAAATGACAGTAGGAGTCAACTGAAAAGTATTTGGCAAATTCAGAGAGAAGAAGACAATAGGAATGCCTGGCCAATCATGAGTGACATGAAGCAAGGAGTTGTTTGGCTAGATAAGGAAGGCGAAGGTGCCACTGGATGGAGCAGTGAGGGATGTTTTGAACCACCCCTTCAACCAGAGAGGAGCAATAAGACAGAGGCTGTTGTCATCCCTACCTCCCTTGCCTCACTGTGGCATCAAAATAGTTCCCCAGAGTCACCCACTGTCCCATCCATGCCCAGCCTCCAAGACCTCTGGGCCAGCTTTAAGCCTTCCATCATAGAGGACTCTGAGCATGAAGGCACAGGTGGACAGAAATACATCATCACCAACCCTACAACTCATATCCCAGGGAAATACAATAGTGAGGCAGGTGCCAATTTGTCTTCCATGGTGGAGTCTGGGCCTTGGAGTGTCAGAACAGCCGAGGAAGTGTCAGGTCATGCCAGAAAAGATAAGATTTGGTCTGAGCAGCATCTCCTAAGCAGCAGTCAGCAGCATCTCCACGTTGGTGATCAAAAGAG GATCACCTCTCTGGGAGGAGCCGTTGAGGCACCCGGAGCCTGCACTGAGCTGAGGCTGGAGGTGGACCAGGAGGCTGATGAGCTGCTGGGGGCTGTCCATGCTCATACCAACTTCTCCCAAGGTCAGATGGGCGGCCCTCAGGGTGGTACTTATTCCCCACGGCCACTACACGAGCGCCTCAGGAAGAATTCGGCAAGTATCAAAAAAGGGGAGCAGAAAGATGATGTTGAACAAGAAGACCTGGCTGACCTAGCACCTGACTGGGAGTTGAATGATGGCTTTGAGTGGGGATTGCAGGCATCAGGGGCATTGGAGGGTGAG gATGCAGCAGGAGACGAGGATGAGTGTGAAGGGGAAGTACTCATTTATGAGAATGATGGAGTCACCTATACTATTCCCGTCGAGTACTTGGACGACTCCCTGTATGACCAGATTTTTGGTGCCTCGGATGCCTCTTCCCACCGCCTTGGAGGCTCTCTGCCTGACCTCCCCTCTGGCCacccttcctccatatttttctctAGTGAGTTGGAGGACAAGTGGAAGCGCAGCGGTGTGCCGTACAAG GTCCAGTTGCCTCGAAAATCCCGGCCGGGCCGCTGGCTGCCCCCCTCACGCCGCCCCTGCACCTTCTTCATGGAGGGGAGCTGTCGACGGAGTGACTGTAAATTCTCTCACGACCTGGCGTCCATCACCTGCAGGTTCTGGGAGGAGGGCTCGTGTCTGAAGGGCATCACCTGCCCCTTCCTGCACGGCTACCCGCT GCGTCGACGCCGCAATAAGAGTGAGGGAGCAGCTCACTCTGAGGGGGACCGCGCTGACCCTCACAGCTCCTCTTTTGAGATTGACTCTGAGATGGACTTTCCAACACTTGGTTCATCATGTGACAGCAAG GCAAGCAGCACCGATGATCGTGGTGGCCTCATCACCAACTaccatgcagcagcagcagcagcagcaaggaagaagaaacgcaAATTTATTACTATCACAAAAAATGTCCTAGGCGAG ATGAAAGGCTTGGAGGCTGAGAAAACCCTGCACCGCATCCCTCGGCGAGATCGGCGGCGGCGGCACACCGACATCATCGCCACAAACCTGCAcgacaccaccagcaccaccaccaacactgctactgctgctgctgctgctgccaccactgccatcaacacCGAGCCTTCCCACAGCCATCACAGCACCAGGAAAGCAAAGCGGCACCGTGCTTCAGCCTCAGGGCACGACGATGGCACAGTTTCAGACTACTGA
- the LOC127009028 gene encoding uncharacterized protein LOC127009028 isoform X2, giving the protein MKLVRCEWAPSLVVEWLCGELEERGIPGPTYAHTLLSLLHHHYCPHPAPATPNGPSRTSSVTAPCPAGPRYFPPLSRRLLDDFDLRDLDLDDLLDHTTHPDADLPDLSAITQQQRGGSRRARKRHKVRQKHRILTSEQLQKVAALQCLMSASDERYDLESLVEELCSRLKTAAENDHLNASNKVPACITSKSVSLNSVSQESSNDTEEYTSSSTPEEQAERYYAAFPPLSGSSKVKCSHEKAWKSGDAFCSCVWECRKPLSVPHSEGIPGTNTVKMPRTYRKKHREKSKKEVEAKQEPVQSHEEPQRHPVSFTWHSSSKHKEAQLNEFYDTDSASEPERSSERRRKKFVGPLLDEDIGEGYIGDTSSRESSEDRDKGEQDSEKPREEKGDRNQGHSGESKEKGNQEEWECMGDLVLEGSNQGGEGMLGIGGNRLFERGSTSGGTSGSSSDVETQEAKSVRQLERKISNTVAQVWGQAGELLGHGRGEHVWDPPAPQEPALYTTVWGFSLPKQQLHQNLQESSPPHPQHSLSSQSIQEPLTPTLNGWDQSCSWHPSNCLAEESSLVCSISSQSPFSSLKESLTRDPSTHLGIQNNFEKSIWSDCNANDITDSENVLPVCLEKHHISNDGDKERDEGKNHTFNDDLEKKLLESFVQLSLENLWENTLGLENVFTDISISNSNLDCVSENKNLETAAHSSHTDSEHEKMMALVEGVCNSDESQEEESLDSSSKDLPSGPIGPHAVLHHTENSGFSMVVPRGKSAESSPAIDQRPETLLVGPVCSVGDDGGGGGGAMMCTGVVEGMDSLPPAQEEENLLTSPRTHFRPIRQDSIGSITDDHYEDGTMFVVNSERPDLPFQRTSSGALFLESDILEGSPKKYMVYKEPVPRVTQGEEEQPQVTREKLTAIALVPKFKVINNEKFCQTEEDGLQGVGGKSCYKIKMEKIALNNNNHYAIRDDGKEPDVFEFQQQDFPDNATLANIWKNRVGNDSRSQLKSIWQIQREEDNRNAWPIMSDMKQGVVWLDKEGEGATGWSSEGCFEPPLQPERSNKTEAVVIPTSLASLWHQNSSPESPTVPSMPSLQDLWASFKPSIIEDSEHEGTGGQKYIITNPTTHIPGKYNSEAGANLSSMVESGPWSVRTAEEVSGHARKDKIWSEQHLLSSSQQHLHVGDQKRITSLGGAVEAPGACTELRLEVDQEADELLGAVHAHTNFSQGQMGGPQGGTYSPRPLHERLRKNSASIKKGEQKDDVEQEDLADLAPDWELNDGFEWGLQASGALEGEDAAGDEDECEGEVLIYENDGVTYTIPVEYLDDSLYDQIFGASDASSHRLGGSLPDLPSGHPSSIFFSSELEDKWKRSGVPYKVQLPRKSRPGRWLPPSRRPCTFFMEGSCRRSDCKFSHDLASITCRRRRRNKSEGAAHSEGDRADPHSSSFEIDSEMDFPTLGSSCDSKASSTDDRGGLITNYHAAAAAAARKKKRKFITITKNVLGEMKGLEAEKTLHRIPRRDRRRRHTDIIATNLHDTTSTTTNTATAAAAAATTAINTEPSHSHHSTRKAKRHRASASGHDDGTVSDY; this is encoded by the exons ATGAAGCTGGTACGGTGTGAGTGGGCGCCCTCactggtggtggagtggctgtGTGGGGAACTGGAGGAACGCGGTATTCCTGGCCCCACATACGCCCAcaccttgctctccctcctccaccaccactactgccccCACCCGGCTCCTGCCACCCCCAACGGTCCATCCCGCACCTCTTCTGTCACTGCCCCCTGCCCTGCCGGCCCCCGTTACTTTCCCCCGCTGTCCCGACGCCTCCTCGATGACTTTGATTTGCGCGACTTAGACCTGGATGACCTTCTAGACCACACTACTCACCCAGACGCCGACCTCCCAGACCTCTCTGCCATCACTCAGCAGCAG CGTGGAGGGAGCCGCCGGGCACGTAAACGCCACAAGGTCCGCCAAAAACACCGCATTCTCACCTCAGAGCAACTGCAGAAGGTGGCTGCTCTTCAGTGCCTCATGTCTGCTTCTGATGAG CGCTATGATCTAGAGAGCCTTGTGGAAGAACTCTGCTCCCGCCTCAAGACTGCTGCTGAGAACGACCACCTGAATGCTTCCAACAAGGTGCCAGCTTGCATCACAAGCAAGTCTGTGTCCCTAAACTCTGTGTCACAGGAGAGCAGCAATGACACTGAAGAGTACACTTCATCCTCCACACCTGAGGAACAAGCTGAGAG GTACTATGCTGCTTTTCCACCTCTGAGTGGATCTTCCAAGGTGAAGTGTAGCCACGAAAAAGCATGGAAGTCTGGAGATGCATTCTGTTCTTGCGTGTGGGAATGTCGCAAGCCATTGTCGGTGCCACACAGTGAGGGCATCCCAGGTACTAATACTGTGAAGATGCCACGAACATACCGCAAGAAGCATCGGgagaagagtaagaaggaggTCGAGGCAAAGCAGGAGCCAGTGCAGAGTCACGAGGAGCCTCAGCGTCACCCAGTCTCCTTCACCTGGCATTCTAGCAGCAAGCACAAAGAGGCCCAGCTTAATGAATTCTACGACACGGACAGCGCCTCAGAGCCGGAGAGAAGCTCTGAGCGGCGACGGAAGAAATTTGTTGGGCCCCTGCTGGATGAAGACATTGGGGAAGGCTACATTGGGGATACCAGCTCGAGGGAAAGCTCTGAGGACAGGGACAAAGGAGAGCAAGACAGCGAGAAACCCCGGGAAGAGAAGGGTGACAGGAACCAGGGTCATTCtggagaaagcaaggaaaagggcAACCAGGAGGAGTGGGAGTGCATGGGGGATTTGGTTCTTGAAGGCAGCAACCAGGGTGGTGAGGGCATGTTGGGAATTGGAGGAAACAGGCTGTTTGAGCGAGGCAGCACCTCTGGAGGGACAAGTGGCTCCAGCAGTGACGTGGAGACCCAAGAGGCCAAGAGTGTAAGGCAGCTGGAGAGGAAGATCTCCAACACTGTGGCCCAGGTTTGGGGTCAGGCTGGCGAACTGCTGGGTCATGGCCGTGGGGAGCACGTTTGGGACCCTCCAGCCCCTCAGGAGCCAGCTCTCTACACCACAGTCTGGGGCTTCAGCCTCCCTAAGCAACAACTGCACCAGAATTTGCAAGAGTCTTCACCGCCCCATCCCCAGCACAGTCTCAGTAGCCAGTCAATTCAAGAACCTCTAACACCAACACTGAATGGTTGGGATCAGAGCTGCTCCTGGCACCCTAGTAACTGCCTGGCAGAAGAGAGCTCCCTCGTGTGCAGCATCTCAAGTCAGAGTCCTTTCAGCAGCCTGAAGGAAAGTTTGACAAGAGATCCCAGCACCCACCTTGGCATTCAAAACAACTTTGAGAAATCCATTTGGTCTGATTGTAATGCTAATGATATAACAGACAGTGAGAATGTCTTGCCTGTGTGCCTGGAGAAACATCACATTAGCAATgatggagacaaagagagagatgaaggcaaGAATCACACTTTTAATGATGACTTGGAAAAAAAGTTATTAGAGTCATTTGTGCAACTAAGTTTGGAGAATCTATGGGAAAATACACTAGGTCTTGAAAATGTATTTACAGATATTAGTATAAGTAATAGTAATTTAGATTGTGTCTCAGAAAATAAGAATTTAGAAACAGCAGCTCATAGTAGCCATACAGATTCGGAACATGAGAAGATGATGGCCTTGGTGGAGGGTGTCTGCAACAGTGACGAGTCTCAAGAGGAAGAGTCATTGGACAGTTCTTCAAAGGACCTTCCCTCGGGACCCATCGGCCCCCATGCTGTGCTCCACCACACAGAAAATAGCGGCTTCTCCATGGTTGTTCCTAGAGGAAAGAGTGCCGAGTCCAGCCCTGCTATAGATCAGCGGCCAGAGACCCTCCTGGTTGGCCCTGTATGCAGTgttggagatgatggtggtggaggtggtggtgctatGATGTGCACTGGAGTGGTAGAAGGAATGGACTCCCTCCCACCAGCCCAGGAGGAGGAAAACCTGCTTACCTCCCCTAGGACTCACTTCCGCCCCATCAGGCAGGACAGCATTGGCAGCATCACTGATGACCACTATGAGGATGGGACAATGTTCGTTGTCAACTCTGAACGACCAGACCTACCCTTCCAGCGCACCAGTAGTGGGGCATTGTTCTTGGAGAGCGATATTTTGGAGGGCTCTCCCAAGAAGTACATGGTTTACAAGGAGCCAGTACCCAGGGTCACCCAGGGAGAAGAGGAGCAGCCACAGGTTACCAGAGAGAAATTGACAGCCATTGCTCTTGTTCCTAAGTTCAAGGTTATAAACAATGAGAAGTTCTGTCAGACAGAGGAGGATGGCCTTCAGGGTGTGGGAGGAAAGTCATGTTATAAGATTAAGATGGAGAAGATAGCTCTCAACAATAATAATCATTATGCCATCAGGGATGATGGGAAAGAGCCAGATGTGTTTGAGTTCCAACAGCAAGATTTTCCTGACAACGCAACACTGGCAAACATATGGAAAAATAGAGTAGGAAATGACAGTAGGAGTCAACTGAAAAGTATTTGGCAAATTCAGAGAGAAGAAGACAATAGGAATGCCTGGCCAATCATGAGTGACATGAAGCAAGGAGTTGTTTGGCTAGATAAGGAAGGCGAAGGTGCCACTGGATGGAGCAGTGAGGGATGTTTTGAACCACCCCTTCAACCAGAGAGGAGCAATAAGACAGAGGCTGTTGTCATCCCTACCTCCCTTGCCTCACTGTGGCATCAAAATAGTTCCCCAGAGTCACCCACTGTCCCATCCATGCCCAGCCTCCAAGACCTCTGGGCCAGCTTTAAGCCTTCCATCATAGAGGACTCTGAGCATGAAGGCACAGGTGGACAGAAATACATCATCACCAACCCTACAACTCATATCCCAGGGAAATACAATAGTGAGGCAGGTGCCAATTTGTCTTCCATGGTGGAGTCTGGGCCTTGGAGTGTCAGAACAGCCGAGGAAGTGTCAGGTCATGCCAGAAAAGATAAGATTTGGTCTGAGCAGCATCTCCTAAGCAGCAGTCAGCAGCATCTCCACGTTGGTGATCAAAAGAG GATCACCTCTCTGGGAGGAGCCGTTGAGGCACCCGGAGCCTGCACTGAGCTGAGGCTGGAGGTGGACCAGGAGGCTGATGAGCTGCTGGGGGCTGTCCATGCTCATACCAACTTCTCCCAAGGTCAGATGGGCGGCCCTCAGGGTGGTACTTATTCCCCACGGCCACTACACGAGCGCCTCAGGAAGAATTCGGCAAGTATCAAAAAAGGGGAGCAGAAAGATGATGTTGAACAAGAAGACCTGGCTGACCTAGCACCTGACTGGGAGTTGAATGATGGCTTTGAGTGGGGATTGCAGGCATCAGGGGCATTGGAGGGTGAG gATGCAGCAGGAGACGAGGATGAGTGTGAAGGGGAAGTACTCATTTATGAGAATGATGGAGTCACCTATACTATTCCCGTCGAGTACTTGGACGACTCCCTGTATGACCAGATTTTTGGTGCCTCGGATGCCTCTTCCCACCGCCTTGGAGGCTCTCTGCCTGACCTCCCCTCTGGCCacccttcctccatatttttctctAGTGAGTTGGAGGACAAGTGGAAGCGCAGCGGTGTGCCGTACAAG GTCCAGTTGCCTCGAAAATCCCGGCCGGGCCGCTGGCTGCCCCCCTCACGCCGCCCCTGCACCTTCTTCATGGAGGGGAGCTGTCGACGGAGTGACTGTAAATTCTCTCACGACCTGGCGTCCATCACCTGCAG GCGTCGACGCCGCAATAAGAGTGAGGGAGCAGCTCACTCTGAGGGGGACCGCGCTGACCCTCACAGCTCCTCTTTTGAGATTGACTCTGAGATGGACTTTCCAACACTTGGTTCATCATGTGACAGCAAG GCAAGCAGCACCGATGATCGTGGTGGCCTCATCACCAACTaccatgcagcagcagcagcagcagcaaggaagaagaaacgcaAATTTATTACTATCACAAAAAATGTCCTAGGCGAG ATGAAAGGCTTGGAGGCTGAGAAAACCCTGCACCGCATCCCTCGGCGAGATCGGCGGCGGCGGCACACCGACATCATCGCCACAAACCTGCAcgacaccaccagcaccaccaccaacactgctactgctgctgctgctgctgccaccactgccatcaacacCGAGCCTTCCCACAGCCATCACAGCACCAGGAAAGCAAAGCGGCACCGTGCTTCAGCCTCAGGGCACGACGATGGCACAGTTTCAGACTACTGA